One Blastopirellula marina genomic region harbors:
- a CDS encoding general secretion pathway protein GspD, with amino-acid sequence MNLATRVLTAGLIAVLCFSTGKGVVANPLTEIELVTSMSATGQQQGSLYDQQKQDGVLKAARDAMRAGDYQRAQSLIEQAKSFNVPADPAFSKFRDTPEKAAHDLAELTAAQANPDYVGQKLLGQEPGMEQKMAAEALARGKEALASGQTMSALNYYQQAAKAGPNFQSGGYSVMAFRRDLENAGVRPSMLGGEIAAGGPGAETAPTRLPTINESPEPSMTANPYAAATGTQGNAETARRMLLQARLELARGNVALAEKLVRQVQGLGLVYPSHQDSPENVDYLIRTVNQISASPVGPQSAYKFGEVLLQQAEGLMLYGQYDLAEQMARQVQSMNLDFQRARVTPDRLLTEITRRKSGEAGGNQIAPNVPENVAGNAHAKEQAILVQAKAALDRGDIGTAEAFTKQASTLGNRNYQQGDLRPDMLMLEISRAKASSPVRQASGFEGPMGAGFPVAQGIYNPQNDDTRNMPASAQQDATGQAGMRYLQEGEQALAAGDKMKARKLFEEAWKYEGQLDPAARQRLQDFLQYQTNPVTSGVAQTSNPSPLAEVDARQQVLLRQMIAEVTREQSQADAMREVDPKSALDKLKKVRVTVDESSIDAIAKKQLLSRVDRSIESLETYIDMNKSQIELDERNAAIKTEIKQDRDLKMEIDSKLADMTNQFNELMDQQRWQEAEVIARQAREMDPENPVVQTLIWKAKFARRTYQNMALKDEKESSVWQALHNVDTSSIPFDDNNPIQFASAKEWEDMTERRRRWLAENSQISEDEVEIRKALKSKVDVKFNKQSLQSVMETLGNMVGINVMLDPRGLQAEGVTYDTEISINMQQAVRLDSALNHILQPLRLSYVIRDEALVITSESFRSRNVYQKVYNVADLVLPIPNFVPSYNMGLPGAIKAAYESQGITGSPVGTMGGSNPMSLFANNQDINSSSALAQVPNGFIPGLGSGGPPVSGQPQGNMGFGPGGGIGGPGGFGGGVQPDFDQLIELITTTVEPESWEELGGPGSIAPFSTNLSLVVSQTQEVHDRLADLLAQLRRLQDLQVTIEVRFITLNDNFFERVGVDFDFQIQDNTTGLGPNRDNSGSPSVTIGLDPTATTPTPTADLDLQFTQSMFQNTVPTVGGLVTPAAAGAQFGFAMLSDIEAFFIMQAAQGDLRSNVMQAPKVTLFNGQTAFVSDTTQTPFVTSVIPVVGDFAAAQQPVIVVLNEGTSLSVQAVVSPDRRFVRLTLVPFFSRIGNVEEFTFEGTSSSRTDSTVEDPDAADGGTTNDAEETITSGTTIQLPQFSFVTVSTTVSVPDGGTVLLGGIKRLSEERRERGVPVFSKLPYINRLFRDVGIGRETQSLMMMVTPRIIIQEEEEAKLGFTQ; translated from the coding sequence TTGAATTTGGCCACGCGTGTGCTAACAGCCGGTCTCATTGCCGTGCTGTGCTTCAGCACTGGAAAAGGGGTCGTCGCAAATCCGTTGACCGAGATTGAGCTCGTCACGTCAATGTCGGCGACCGGACAACAACAAGGTTCGCTGTACGATCAGCAAAAGCAGGACGGAGTTCTGAAAGCTGCACGCGATGCGATGCGAGCTGGAGACTACCAACGTGCTCAGTCGCTAATCGAGCAAGCCAAGTCGTTCAATGTTCCTGCAGATCCGGCGTTCAGCAAGTTTCGGGATACTCCTGAAAAGGCTGCTCATGATCTGGCCGAACTGACGGCTGCCCAAGCCAACCCAGACTACGTCGGTCAAAAGCTGCTCGGCCAGGAACCTGGCATGGAGCAGAAGATGGCTGCTGAAGCTCTGGCTCGTGGCAAGGAAGCCTTGGCCAGTGGTCAGACGATGTCGGCTCTGAACTACTACCAACAAGCTGCTAAGGCCGGACCGAACTTCCAATCGGGTGGCTACTCGGTGATGGCCTTCCGCCGTGACCTGGAAAACGCAGGCGTTCGTCCTTCGATGCTCGGTGGTGAAATCGCCGCTGGTGGTCCTGGTGCGGAAACCGCTCCAACTCGACTTCCAACGATTAACGAATCGCCAGAGCCTTCGATGACGGCTAACCCATACGCTGCCGCAACTGGCACCCAGGGCAACGCCGAGACGGCCCGCCGCATGCTGCTTCAAGCTCGCCTGGAGTTGGCTCGCGGAAATGTGGCTCTCGCAGAAAAGCTGGTCCGTCAGGTTCAAGGACTGGGACTCGTTTACCCTTCGCACCAAGACTCGCCTGAGAATGTTGACTATCTGATCCGCACCGTCAATCAGATTTCTGCTTCGCCTGTCGGTCCTCAGTCTGCCTATAAGTTTGGTGAAGTGCTGCTTCAGCAAGCTGAGGGGCTCATGCTTTACGGCCAATACGATCTGGCCGAACAAATGGCTCGCCAGGTGCAATCGATGAATCTCGATTTCCAGCGAGCTCGAGTTACTCCTGATCGTCTACTGACCGAAATCACTCGTCGCAAGAGTGGCGAAGCTGGCGGAAATCAGATTGCTCCAAACGTTCCTGAAAATGTTGCCGGTAACGCCCACGCGAAAGAACAAGCCATCCTGGTTCAGGCCAAGGCAGCTCTGGATCGTGGTGACATCGGTACCGCGGAAGCGTTCACCAAGCAGGCCAGCACGCTTGGCAATCGAAACTATCAACAAGGCGACCTTCGCCCTGACATGTTGATGTTGGAGATCTCGCGAGCAAAGGCTTCAAGCCCAGTACGTCAAGCCAGCGGATTTGAAGGCCCGATGGGTGCTGGTTTTCCAGTCGCTCAAGGGATTTACAATCCTCAGAACGATGACACGCGAAACATGCCCGCTTCGGCACAGCAAGACGCTACTGGCCAGGCAGGGATGCGTTACCTGCAAGAGGGCGAACAGGCTCTCGCCGCTGGCGACAAGATGAAAGCTCGCAAGCTGTTTGAAGAAGCTTGGAAGTACGAGGGCCAACTCGATCCAGCTGCACGCCAACGTTTGCAAGACTTCCTGCAATACCAGACCAATCCGGTTACCAGCGGAGTCGCTCAAACGAGCAATCCTTCGCCGCTGGCGGAAGTCGACGCACGCCAACAAGTTCTGTTGCGTCAGATGATCGCCGAAGTTACTCGCGAACAATCGCAGGCAGACGCCATGCGAGAAGTCGATCCTAAGAGTGCTTTGGACAAACTGAAGAAGGTACGTGTCACGGTTGACGAATCTTCCATCGACGCAATCGCCAAGAAACAGCTTCTCTCGCGTGTCGATCGTAGCATCGAATCGCTTGAGACCTACATCGACATGAACAAGTCGCAGATCGAACTCGATGAACGCAACGCTGCGATCAAGACCGAGATCAAACAAGATCGCGACTTGAAGATGGAAATCGACAGCAAACTAGCTGACATGACCAATCAGTTCAACGAACTGATGGATCAACAGCGTTGGCAGGAAGCGGAAGTGATTGCCCGTCAGGCACGTGAAATGGATCCGGAAAACCCGGTTGTCCAAACGTTGATCTGGAAGGCCAAGTTCGCTCGCCGTACCTATCAGAACATGGCTCTGAAGGATGAGAAGGAATCGAGCGTTTGGCAGGCACTGCACAACGTTGATACCTCCTCCATTCCATTCGACGACAACAACCCAATCCAGTTCGCCAGTGCGAAGGAATGGGAGGATATGACCGAACGTCGCCGACGCTGGCTGGCAGAGAATTCGCAGATCTCGGAAGACGAAGTCGAGATTCGCAAGGCTCTCAAGTCCAAGGTCGACGTCAAGTTCAACAAGCAGTCGCTGCAAAGCGTCATGGAAACCCTGGGCAACATGGTTGGCATCAACGTCATGTTGGATCCACGCGGCCTGCAAGCCGAAGGGGTGACTTACGACACCGAAATCAGCATCAACATGCAACAAGCGGTTCGCTTAGACAGTGCTTTGAATCACATTCTGCAGCCACTGCGTCTCAGCTATGTGATTCGCGACGAAGCCTTGGTCATCACCAGCGAGTCGTTCCGCAGCCGCAACGTTTACCAGAAGGTTTACAACGTGGCCGACCTGGTGCTGCCGATTCCGAACTTCGTACCAAGCTACAACATGGGCCTTCCAGGTGCCATTAAGGCCGCTTACGAAAGCCAGGGTATTACTGGTTCGCCAGTTGGTACCATGGGTGGATCGAACCCGATGTCGCTGTTTGCTAACAATCAGGACATCAACAGCTCTAGTGCTCTGGCACAGGTGCCTAACGGGTTCATCCCTGGCCTGGGTAGTGGTGGTCCTCCGGTCTCCGGTCAGCCGCAAGGTAATATGGGCTTCGGTCCTGGTGGCGGCATTGGTGGTCCTGGCGGATTTGGTGGTGGTGTTCAGCCTGACTTTGATCAGCTGATCGAACTCATCACGACAACCGTCGAACCAGAATCGTGGGAAGAGCTGGGTGGTCCAGGCTCGATCGCACCATTCAGCACGAACCTCAGCCTGGTAGTTAGCCAGACTCAGGAAGTGCACGACCGACTGGCCGACCTCTTGGCTCAGCTGCGACGTCTGCAAGACCTTCAGGTTACGATCGAAGTTCGCTTTATCACCTTGAACGACAACTTCTTTGAACGCGTCGGTGTCGACTTCGACTTCCAGATTCAGGACAATACGACGGGGCTCGGCCCAAATCGTGATAACTCAGGTAGCCCCAGTGTTACCATTGGTTTGGATCCAACGGCCACGACACCGACTCCTACCGCTGACTTGGACCTTCAGTTCACGCAGAGTATGTTCCAAAACACGGTGCCAACCGTGGGTGGTCTTGTGACTCCTGCTGCGGCTGGTGCCCAGTTCGGTTTCGCCATGCTCTCTGATATCGAAGCCTTCTTCATCATGCAGGCCGCTCAAGGTGACTTGCGATCGAACGTGATGCAGGCTCCGAAGGTGACCTTGTTCAACGGCCAAACGGCATTCGTCTCGGATACCACTCAAACCCCGTTCGTCACGAGCGTGATTCCGGTGGTGGGTGACTTCGCAGCTGCCCAGCAACCGGTCATCGTGGTGCTGAATGAAGGTACTTCGCTTAGCGTTCAGGCTGTGGTTTCGCCAGATCGACGGTTCGTCCGTCTGACCTTGGTGCCGTTCTTCAGCCGAATTGGTAACGTCGAAGAGTTCACCTTCGAGGGTACGAGCAGCAGCCGAACCGACTCGACCGTGGAAGATCCTGACGCTGCCGATGGTGGTACGACCAACGATGCCGAAGAGACGATCACCTCGGGTACCACGATTCAGTTGCCACAGTTCTCCTTTGTTACGGTGAGTACAACGGTGAGTGTGCCAGACGGTGGTACGGTGCTGCTTGGTGGTATCAAGCGTCTGAGCGAAGAACGTCGTGAACGCGGTGTTCCGGTCTTCAGCAAGCTGCCATACATCAACCGTCTGTTCCGCGACGTCGGTATCGGTCGAGAAACGCAAAGCCTCATGATGATGGTGACTCCTCGAATCATCATCCAAGAGGAAGAAGAAGCGAAACTCGGCTTCACCCAATAA